AGCCTAACTACATGGATCCAAGAAAAATACGGGCATTGCTTGTAGGCGTTTCTTCTGTGATGAATTAATTATATATCTTGGTTTACCGTCTTATCGTTTGGCTACTAAGAGCCATTGTTATCGTTAGTGGCTGCTATTCCTTCTAGTTTGATCTTTCAggcacagaaaaaaaaaaactctcgtAAACATAAATTGCATGACAGAAGACATAGTTTGTATTCTGCTACATCAAACAGCAATCTCTAACGGGTCAGAATACCTTTTTCGTAGATAATGCTTTTCTTGCTCAGCCAAGAAACAGAATTTAAACATGCTACATAAAGTAGAATTACAAGAAAACTGTAGTGGGCAATCATATTCCAGTATAATACATACTCGCACTACCATTTCAGTATAATAGTGAAATAATAACACGATGCCCACTGCCACTAAAGTATAAACCCACCCAAAGTGATATCTGCAATCAAAATCGACGCTGTTTATTGGACTATATGTAATGTCACTACACATGCCAAATCTCTTGGAAATCCTTCTGTATGTGTACATTTTGATCATACAGTTCTGACGAAACCAAACACGTCCTACCCACCTACAACAGGGGCAAACCAACGCACCAACAAAAAATTCCAGCACTAAAATCACAACCACCTGAGTTCCAGGGCACATGAGTCAAAGAGTTGCAAGACCACAGCTGTTACTGTGGGTGTCCTAGCCAGCAGCTTGACTGGATTTGCCATTGGGTGTGCCCGAGGGATtgttttcaccgagtttcgagGTGGCCATTTCCTCTAGGCGCTTCCACAGGGCTTCTCGCTTTGAATCAGTTTCCTGCTGCTTAAGTTCCTCATCGTTGAACCTCTGAGCGCACTCCCCGAAGAATGCAGAATCATGATCAGAGAAGATCTTGCGTACGTTCAATGTCAGGCTACGAACAGCTTGGTTCCAGTGATCTCTGGTGTTTCTCTCGAGTGCTGGATAGATGATAGGTAATAGCACCTTGTAGTTTTGCTTAATCAGGTTTTCAATATGGTCATTGTTCCAGAGAAACAGAGCTCGCTCTGCCACCTATGaacagaaaaggagaaaaacatAAGACACAAATGATGAGTATATAAACAACTGCATTAAGCTAATGATGGGTATTCCACTTGCAGCTAGCTAAAATTGTTCTCAAGTGAAacacaactaaacaaaaccaCCAGAAACCATGAATGATGGTTCCATACAAAAAATACAATCTGTCCTACAGAACCAGCGGGATCCGAGCAGCATAATTACACAGTTATAAGCTAGAATGATAGGCCACTAAGAGGATAGCAAACAATTATGCCTAAAATGGACAAGCTTTAATGGTCAGGAATAGATGATCaggattttacaaataaatgagCGACAGCCAGAAAATACACAAGGCTTTGAGAGTCAGAAATAGGCGAACATGGTTTCACGCATAGCCAGGACAGGAGCGACTGCCAGGAAAAAAAAACGTAGCCAGGACAGGAGCAACAGCCAGAGAAAAACAGATTTCGACAATAAGAAATTGATGGACAGGTTACACCCAATGAAGCAGTTCAGTAATAAGGCTAAATGAATACCAGGCATCACGACAACACGGAAAATATCTGTTTTGCCCGGTTCAAAGCAAAGAATCTAAGAAGCAAGCTCAATGAAAACCAAACTGCTTCTATTTCTTTAAAACACTGCTGCCCTAGCCAGGGGTCTGTATATATAAGAAGGGAATCCAGAGGAAGAAGCAGCTCCCCAAAGGATTAAATAGTACATATAGAAAAGAGAATTTTTTTGAGTCACTAATCCCATTACTAAGAAATAGGGTACACAAAGGTCTATACGCAAACGCAACAGAACATTCTCTAAATCTTCGATGCGAGaaacacaaaaaaaaggaacaaaatATCATTTGCATTCTCCAGATAACTTTAAGATACAAAAATTGATATAATTATAACTCAAAGGACAAATGACTTACACCAATGTTTTCTTTTACTGCTCTTAATCAAAGATTAGCATATATATAAAAACAAACGAAAATCCAGGTGCCTAAATTATACACAAAAATAAACACTAGTGCGCAGAGAAGGGATCTTAACGGCAAAGGCTGGCAACACTAAATATTAATCTTTCCCACACTTAGGAGTAGATTTATACAGAAGTTTGTGTTTTGCAGAAGTAGAAATATAAACATGAAAAGCTTGCTATGTACATAATATGATTACTAAGAAAGATGCAGATATAAAGGTCTAAGACTTGAAGGTAAAAGAAACATCGAAAAGAAAGGGAACAGATtactatgcatattattctccAATCGTGTGGTATCAACTAGCACAAATGCTTTCTTTAACTGTTCTTAATAACAGATTAGCATATTTCAAAACAACATGAAATCCATCTGCACAAACTATACATAAGAAAACATAAAGGTGGCATAGAATGTGCCTTAATAGTGAAGCCGGAGACACTATCGATGTTATTTTCCATACTCAGGGAGCAGAAGTCTAGCTATTAAATGCGTGCAAGAAATCGATGTGCATAAGCGAGCAAAAAATGCAGAATCAGAGGCCTAAAGAAGTCAGAGGCTAAGAGCGCATGTTACATGGATTAGAAGAACCAACAAACAAGTTTGGTTGAAATTGATGACAAGCTTAAGTACAAGCCCAGTAAGATTTTGACCTGAAAATGGGAGCTGTTCATGCTACGGGCAATTTGGCAGAAGAGTGGAACCATGCATCTTTGAAACTCCGCAAGCTGTGTTGCCTCTAAAACCTCTTCTAACTCACCCAAGAACATAACCTCCTTTGAACTGTTTGTCACAGGCCAGTATTTCAGTAAGCCCCTAATAACTGTGTCAGAAAGTTTGCAGTCCTTTTCAACAAACTGTGTGATGCAATAAGATAGCTGTTGATGGTACATAGATACACACTTTGGCTTGTGAAGAGGGATCAATGCACGAACAAGGAACAACTTGTGTTCTTCCTTAAGAGGAAGGGCAAAACCATTAATAATACTGCCCAGGATCTCCAACAGCTCTGCAATACCATTATGCTTTTCTGTTTCAAATATGAACCTGTAGAATATGTTGTTAATTGCTTTCCTGATGAATGGGCGATGAACCATGAATTTACCATATATTCTGTGAAGTATTGTCTTTAGATAGTCCCTTTCCCTGGGGTCCTCTGAGTCAAAAAGATCTAGTAGCCTAAGAATGAAGGAATGATCTATGTATCTCTTGGCGAGCTTTGCATCTGTCTCCTGCGATGCAACAAACCTCAAGAAAACCTCATACACAATCTGCAAGTGCGACCATGCAGGGTCCATgaggggctcgtcctcctccagATCAACTCCCTCAATGGCCTTGTTCTCACGGGGCGCGGGGCTGGAGCTCCGGAACAAGTTAATCGACACCATCTTGGTGATCTCCTGCATGACAACCTCCGAGAACTTGCCATTTGCTGAAGTGACGTAATCGACCAGCTCCATAAGCGTCTGGCGCTTCACCTCCTTTTCCTTCAGGTTCTTTGTCGGATCCATGAAGTCATACACGGCGCAGCACAGGTTCACCTTCTTGACAAACAAATTCTGCTTCTCGGACGCTGCCACATCCTTGAAGGCTGGCAGCGGCTCATTGGAGTGATACAGCACAGCCCCATTCATCACCGGGTTAGGAGTTACCCCAGGTGGCACTGAGTAATCCCCATTTCCAGCCCTCTTGTTCCCCGAGTCCACGCTCCTGGCAACACTGTAAGAATTCGACGGCTCTGTACCGTTCCCCGCAGCCaccccagcagcagcatcccGGCTATCCCCAGCCTTCCCTGGCTTCCTCGGCAGCCGGCCAAGGATCTGCTTAATCATCTTCCACAACAGGCAACCAAAACCCTAGCAGTACAAATCAGCCACGGAAGCAAAGAAGGGATCTACGCAGACCTGCGGCTCCTGAGCTGAACCAACAACCCCAAGATCTCACCAGACCCAAGCTGACGAACCCACCGCCCAGACAGCCAAGAACCCACACCCTAGCTCCGATCCCCCTGGCggaaccaaccaaccaaccaaccaatcAGGCTGCCCAGATCATTTGAACCAATACGAATCGGACCTGGTCAGGGAGCCACTCCAGCGCCCGGGCCTGAACGGATCAGGCCACGCCTCCATGGGCAGAAAAATCCAGTCTTTCCCAGCTCccggaaccgccgccgccggtcgaccAAATCTAGGATCCAAGAAGCGCAGAGAACAATCGGATGTGGGAGGACGGGGGTGAGCGCAAGGCTGAGGAGGAGGGAACCTTTTctcggtctctctctctctctcctttttggTTCTCTGGATTGGAGAGGCCTAGAGGTCCCCAAAAGTAGCAAAGGGAGGGGATGGAGTAGGAGTAAAAGCTCGCGCGGGCGGCACTGCGATGCGACTGCGAGGAGAGCGAGATGCAAGTATGCAAGGGAAGGGGCGGCAGGCAGAGACGGGGACGAGGGGAGCGTGACGCTAACCCACAGTATTCTAGCTGTTCTTGGGGTGAGCCGCACCGCACTAacgcagctgctgctgccgccgctatCACTTTAGTTTACTCATTTTCCTGTCTGGAGGACCCTGTCACCGATGCTAGCGCTGGCCTTGAGCCCTTGACTCTGGCGGTGACGGTGATTCCCTTCTCCCCTCTCCTCTGTCAACTCACCTCCGTTTTGGAGGAGCGCTGCCTTGTCACCAAACCTCACCGGAATCTGAACCCAGCTCCTAATCTGATGGTGTTTAGCCGGCTGATTGGGAAGAAAGTAAAGCGATGCGCCGAGCTCTGCCTCTAGCGCAGCAGTGAtgagcacggcacggcacgggaAGCTTATAGTACTGCTCCTAACTACTAAGTACTGACCCCGCTGAATAAACAAGGGTGTCGTAACGGCCGAGGCTGGCCTACCCGCCGCTGGGAGACTGTCGGTGTGTGCACTtgtgctctgctctgcttccaGTTGAAATTGAATCGTGCATTGCAGTTACCGCCGCGCCGTACCAGTTAAGTTACCACCTCCTCATCGTCTTCTTCCCTTCGTCGCGTGCCTTGCTCGATCGCAGACCTCTGGATTCCATCGCTCCGTCGTCCAGGGCCGCCCAAACTATCACGCGAGAGGAgatgggcgccggcgccggcagaaAGGGCACCGAGCGTAGCGGCTGCCAACCCAGCGTCGCGAGCCGCCAGACCCCATTCCGCTCCCTGTTTTCCGTAGCAGCTGCAGCGACACGTCAAAggcagagagggggagggagacgaGAACGAGAGCTCTGAAAAAGCAGCGAGGCCGAGAGCCACCTCGTCGCGTCGCTAGCGGAAAAGCAAAgcgatcgggggggggggggggggggggggggtggggggcggcGCCTAGCGTAGCAACCCGTGCAACTTTTCCGTTCCGAGTGGGGGTGCTGCAACGTGCGGGCTGCGTGCCAACGTGCGGGGGAGCGTGCGCGTGTCTGCCAGCGCCAGCCCGTCGCCGGGCCGACGCCGCACGCTCTCGGCTCTGCCCGGCTGCCGCCCGTGGGGCTCTCTCTCTGGCCTGGTGGCCTGGTGGCCTGGCGcagctgctggcctgctgctaGGGCCTAGGGGATGGGCAGCGGCAGcgctgccggtgccggtggccgcggccgcggaccACGCCGACGCGGCGCCTGCCTGCCTGGTGGCAATGCGTAAATTTTTTAGTGTGAAATATTATAAtacttttgtttgtatttagtaattattattccgtcatggattaattaggtttaaaaaattcgtctcgcaaattatagacaaattatataattagttattttatttaattatatttaatacttcatatatGTGTTGAAATATTCGATACGatgaaaaattttataaaattttggaattttaaaggCGAGCCTGCCCTGGAATCGGAGCAGGCGCGGGGCGGCCGGATCGATCGCCGGAGGGCAGTGATGAGTGATGATGACGATGGCAAGAGATTAGGGAGGAGTGGGCCGGCAGCCGTGTGGCAGCGTGACAGGTGACGGCACCTTGCGAAGTAACTAGACATGGGCATGGACTGCCCGACCCGacggacccgacccaacccgcccgaaaatagcccgacccgacccgacccgaagagtttgatgggcgggctcgggtcaaaatttttgacccggtatgactgacgggccgggcacgggctaaaaattttgacccgaaacccgaaaaacccgaaggaacccgacattttacataggcccggcccgacccgacccgaacccgacccgacccgactggctgtcgggtcgggtgcgggctcaattttacggcccggccaccgggtcgggtcgggcacgggccactagaaaaaacaccgggctttttttggcccgacccgaacccgacccggcccggagGATGCCCAGGTCTAGAAGTAACCAAGCCCGGGGGCTCCATCCATCGTTGCTACTCCTGGTCCATTGTCCTCGTCCGTGCGTGACGGACGCCTGCCCAGTGCCCACACTCCACGGACAGCGCTCTTGACGCTACACGCGTGGTATGGGGAACAGCTCACGCTCATCGGTCATCATCGTGTCGCGTCTTGCCCATTACTTGGTTCTTTCTTAAAAACACGCTCGCAAAAGCATGGTCGTCTTTTTCTCTTTTGCGAAATGCATGGTCGTCGGTGCTCTCTCGAGAGCTAGGTTCGTTGTATACATCCTTAACCCTTTTTTTGGTTTATTTGAGGTATAAACAAAAAAGGAGGTGATCTGGCTCACGGCCATTCATCGAATTGCCCCCCACCCCCATGGAGAAATGGCTCACGGCTGATTTGGCAGGAGGAATCATAGTTTTCTCAAATGTCATAGGATGCCCAtccaataaaataaaaaatgttaCTCTAGGGGTTTTGCCCAAAGATGTTGAATACTTGGTGGCGAGTGATTTACTATATTAATGCTTTTTTTGAAGAACATAACCCGCTGCTACATGGATCTAACTCCCTCAGAATATCCTCAACTCGTGTTCATCTTGATCTAACTCACCATAAAGTGATGGCGTTTTGCCATCCCTCCGATCGACTCATCGCTCTTCTTTGATCCTCAACTCTAACATTCGCTAATTTTAATATATCATTTTGCAGTCCCATGCAACCCAACAGCCACGACAAACCAAATATCCAGGTTCTAAAAGTTATTTCGTATACACAATGGACCCTGTCTCTCATTTTCTCAAATCGTTGCTACCTTTTAGATAAGTGTCATGGCACATTTGCTTGTTAGTTTTTACCATTTAGAGCTACAATTTGCGTTCCCTCGCAATGGCAACTCTACAAAATTT
This sequence is a window from Panicum virgatum strain AP13 chromosome 7K, P.virgatum_v5, whole genome shotgun sequence. Protein-coding genes within it:
- the LOC120641300 gene encoding serine/threonine protein phosphatase 2A 57 kDa regulatory subunit B' theta isoform-like; amino-acid sequence: MIKQILGRLPRKPGKAGDSRDAAAGVAAGNGTEPSNSYSVARSVDSGNKRAGNGDYSVPPGVTPNPVMNGAVLYHSNEPLPAFKDVAASEKQNLFVKKVNLCCAVYDFMDPTKNLKEKEVKRQTLMELVDYVTSANGKFSEVVMQEITKMVSINLFRSSSPAPRENKAIEGVDLEEDEPLMDPAWSHLQIVYEVFLRFVASQETDAKLAKRYIDHSFILRLLDLFDSEDPRERDYLKTILHRIYGKFMVHRPFIRKAINNIFYRFIFETEKHNGIAELLEILGSIINGFALPLKEEHKLFLVRALIPLHKPKCVSMYHQQLSYCITQFVEKDCKLSDTVIRGLLKYWPVTNSSKEVMFLGELEEVLEATQLAEFQRCMVPLFCQIARSMNSSHFQVAERALFLWNNDHIENLIKQNYKVLLPIIYPALERNTRDHWNQAVRSLTLNVRKIFSDHDSAFFGECAQRFNDEELKQQETDSKREALWKRLEEMATSKLGENNPSGTPNGKSSQAAG